One stretch of Anolis carolinensis isolate JA03-04 chromosome 3, rAnoCar3.1.pri, whole genome shotgun sequence DNA includes these proteins:
- the pla2g12b gene encoding group XIIB secretory phospholipase A2-like protein isoform X2 — translation MPVLKSAPFSLTSLSFLAFTFLVLGFVSLDSTMKLAVSALILCLSLTIGRCTEEIMQDSTPQPEESYFSDWGIGTIRDGFEAVNGYLDFVSELLGGKNGVCQYRCRYGKAPMPRPNYKSAEPNGCSSYFLGLKLDMGIPAMTKCCNQLDICYDTCGANKYRCDAKFRWCLQSICSDLKRSLGFVSKVEACESIADTVFRTIRTLGCRPFMNSQRSACICNEEERDEL, via the exons ATGCCTGTGCTCAAAAGTGCTCCCTTCTCATTAACCTCACTCAGTTTCCTTGCGTTTACATTCCTGGTGTTGGGATTTGTCTCATTGGATTCCACAATGAAATTAGCGGTCAGTGCGCTGATATTGTGCTTGTCTCTGACCATAGGGAGATGTACCGAAGAGATAATGCAAGACAGCACACCTCAGCCAGAGGAAAGCTATTTCTCCGACTGGGGAATCGGGACCATCCGCGATGGCTTTGAAGCAGTGAATGGCTATTTAGATTTTGTCTCAGAGTTGCTGGGAGGGAAGAATGGAGTTTGTCAATATCGGTGCAGATACG ggaaagcaccaatgcccagACCAAATTACAAGTCTGCAGAACCAAATGGCTGTAGCTCTTATTTCCTGGGTCTCAAG CTGGATATGGGCATCCCAGCCATGACTAAATGCTGCAACCAGCTGGATATATGTTATGATACCTGCGGTGCCAACAAATACCGCTGTGATGCCAAGTTTCGCTGGTGTTTGCAATCCATCTGCTCTGACCTTAAACGGAGCCTTGGCTTTGTCTCCAAGGTGGAAG CCTGTGAATCAATAGCTGATACGGTATTCAGAACCATCAGGACTCTGGGTTGCCGTCCATTCATGAACAGCCAAAGAAGTGCCTGCATTTGCAATGAAGAAGAACGAGACGAATTGTGA
- the pla2g12b gene encoding group XIIB secretory phospholipase A2-like protein isoform X1, whose translation MPVLKSAPFSLTSLSFLAFTFLVLGFVSLDSTMKLAVSALILCLSLTIGRCTEEIMQDSTPQPEESYFSDWGIGTIRDGFEAVNGYLDFVSELLGGKNGVCQYRCRYGKAPMPRPNYKSAEPNGCSSYFLGLKVPESLDMGIPAMTKCCNQLDICYDTCGANKYRCDAKFRWCLQSICSDLKRSLGFVSKVEACESIADTVFRTIRTLGCRPFMNSQRSACICNEEERDEL comes from the exons ATGCCTGTGCTCAAAAGTGCTCCCTTCTCATTAACCTCACTCAGTTTCCTTGCGTTTACATTCCTGGTGTTGGGATTTGTCTCATTGGATTCCACAATGAAATTAGCGGTCAGTGCGCTGATATTGTGCTTGTCTCTGACCATAGGGAGATGTACCGAAGAGATAATGCAAGACAGCACACCTCAGCCAGAGGAAAGCTATTTCTCCGACTGGGGAATCGGGACCATCCGCGATGGCTTTGAAGCAGTGAATGGCTATTTAGATTTTGTCTCAGAGTTGCTGGGAGGGAAGAATGGAGTTTGTCAATATCGGTGCAGATACG ggaaagcaccaatgcccagACCAAATTACAAGTCTGCAGAACCAAATGGCTGTAGCTCTTATTTCCTGGGTCTCAAGGTACCAGAAAGT CTGGATATGGGCATCCCAGCCATGACTAAATGCTGCAACCAGCTGGATATATGTTATGATACCTGCGGTGCCAACAAATACCGCTGTGATGCCAAGTTTCGCTGGTGTTTGCAATCCATCTGCTCTGACCTTAAACGGAGCCTTGGCTTTGTCTCCAAGGTGGAAG CCTGTGAATCAATAGCTGATACGGTATTCAGAACCATCAGGACTCTGGGTTGCCGTCCATTCATGAACAGCCAAAGAAGTGCCTGCATTTGCAATGAAGAAGAACGAGACGAATTGTGA